The proteins below are encoded in one region of Oncorhynchus nerka isolate Pitt River linkage group LG15, Oner_Uvic_2.0, whole genome shotgun sequence:
- the LOC115103565 gene encoding uncharacterized protein LOC115103565, protein MANIKTLNEIGHLNSSGFGRPWPRHGLYLLHWFSHNYVIFDNNGDLLALYNPKRKEFGFHHFDNRLECDGNCYQLLPNQNFPYYEVGNLNTPGAGDLPPYVRQNYKGYHDDSNMDRIIISLHPGLVLDKVYVTQHEDVRTFDRQNTYRISKGLVRLIRNLELEELLRQAGYPSTIMFVKAVKRQETPARSHTTVYQPAVSQTDWVNNKRPSVVSPRPTPSRESVIDMPHDLMLCESKINHVSVSIPESRDSHKPRRERRCCVIL, encoded by the coding sequence ATGGCTAACATTAAAACATTAAATGAAATTGGACACCTCAACTCGTCTGGCTTTGGTAGGCCTTGGCCCAGGCATGGGCTTTACCTGCTCCACTGGTTCTCCCATAACTACGTCATATTCGACAACAATGGTGACCTGCTGGCGCTGTACAACCCCAAAAGGAAGGAGTTCGGTTTCCATCACTTCGATAACCGACTCGAGTGTGACGGTAACTGTTATCAATTGCTCCCCAACCAGAACTTTCCATACTATGAGGTGGGCAACCTGAATACCCCAGGGGCAGGTGACCTGCCACCATACGTTAGGCAGAACTACAAAGGATACCATGATGACAGCAATATGGACCGTATCATCATCAGTCTTCACCCAGGCTTGGTATTGGATAAAGTCTATGTGACCCAACACGAGGATGTGAGGACTTTTGATCGCCAGAACACCTATCGGATCAGTAAGGGTTTGGTCAGGCTCATCCGTAATCTGGAACTGGAAGAGCTGCTAAGGCAAGCTGGGTACCCCAGTACCATTATGTTTGTCAAAGCAGTCAAGCGGCAAGAGACTCCAGCTCGAAGCCACACCACCGTTTATCAACCAGCTGTCAGCCAAACTGACTGGGTCAACAACAAGAGGCCCTCTGTTGTGAGTCCCAGGCCAACACCATCAAGGGAGTCTGTGATTGACATGCCACATGACTTAATGCTTTGTGAGAGCAAAATAAATCATGTGTCTGTCAGTATCCCCGAGAGCAGAGACTCCCATAAGCCTCGGCGGGAGAGGCGATGCTGTGTCATTCTGTAG